In Bradyrhizobium guangzhouense, the DNA window TTTTGAATACGATTTCCGAATCTGTCTTCCCGACGGCGCGATACGACACATACATGCTGTTGCGCACGCCGTGCTGGCAAGCGATGGCTCAACTGTCGAACTCGTCGGAACGCACATGGATGTCACTGAGCAGCACGCAGCCAAACAACAATTGGAAGACACTCTTGCTGCGCTACGCGAGAGCGAGCAGCGCTTTCGTGACTACGCCGCAACTGCTTCTGACTGGTTATGGGAGACCGGGCCGGATCACCGGTACACCTTGTCGGAGCACACCAACGCTACGGACCTCTTGGCAAGAGCGGTCATCGGCCTGCGTTGCTGGGAGATTGCGAGCGACGTTGAAGAAGAGCCCGAGAAGTGGCGGCAGCATGAAATAACGCTAAATGCCCATCTTCCATTTCGCGATCTGGTCTATCGTACCGTGGGGAGGACCAGGTCACCAATCTACTTCCAGAGCAGCGGCAGGCCCTTATTTGATGTAAGCGGCCATTTTCTCGGCTACCGAGGCGTGGCCACTGATATCACGGCGAAAGTTCGCGCCGATCAGGCTGAACAAGGACTGCGAAAGGCACAGGCGGATCTTGCGCATGTGACGCGCCTGACGGCGCTGGGGGAACTAACAGCCTCTATCGCCCACGAAGTGAACCAACCGCTCACGGCCATAATCAGCAACGCCGATGCGTGCCTTGGCTGGCTACGTCGCGAAGCTCCCGACATTTCCGCCGTGCACAGATCCGTAGAGTGGATCATTGATGACGCTATGCGCGCAAGCGAAGTGATTCGCAGGGTCCGCACACTCGCGAGGAACGGTGATATCGAGATGGTAGCGCTAGACATTAATGAGGTTGTGAACGACTCTATCGCGCTGGTAACGCGTGAGCTGATTAACCACCAAGTGACCTTGCGAACTGAGCTAGCACCATCACTTCCCAAAATTCTCGGTGACCGGGTTCAGCTGCAACAAGTAATCATCAATCTGGTGATGAACGGAGTAGAGGCCATGCAAGCTGTTGACGACAGAGCGCGCGAACTGATGATTCAGTCATCCAGAGACAATGAGAGCCGCGTGCAGCTCTCCGTGACTGATAGCGGCGTCGGCATCGCTGAGGGTGATAGGATCCGAGTCTTAGATCCGTTCTTCACCACCAAATCTACCGGCCTTGGAATGGGTCTGTCGATCTGCCGCTCGATCGTAGAAGCTCACGGAGGCCGCCTGTCGATCGTCCAGAAGCAAGAGCCGGGCGCATCCTTTCAATTTGTCCTGCCAGTCGTGTCATGATTGGAATTTGACTAGCCGTGTGAAATCGGGTCGACAAGTACGATCGTGCTTATTGTCGAAAGCTAAACGGCTCGATGCCTCGACGAAACTTTCGCTCGGCATATCTGGATATCGCCGCATTCGGATCGGCTCACGGAATGCTGCAGGGCACACCTTCGGGTCGCATGGCCATCGGGTTCTTGACACCGACTGCTGGGACCGTGAGTTTGTATCTAACCTGGCGAAGTTGAATGTTCACCCCGCATGAACCTCAAACTGAGGAAGGCGAAGCGTTCGATCGGATCGCAACAGAATCGAAGCTGAGCAGACGATCACGACGCCTCGCTGGCAAGCAGCTTTGGCACTGGGCACCACCGGCTCCGATTCAGGGCGCTTTCGCGTGCTTCCCGCTCGACGGCCCGAATGCCGCTTCCGTCCGCAGAAGGATGCACGAGCTGAGCAGCAGACCACTCGTTAGATAGCGAAGCGCTGGCGATTAGCCGCAGTCTCAAGAGCTAACGCTGCGGGTTCCCTAGTCACACCGCCGGCGCCTTCAGGGCCTTGAGTGACGGCCTTAACCGCTTTCCGGCCAGATTCGCCACAAATTCCATCGGTACTTTTTGAAGGGGTCGATCCCTTTCGGGGTGTCAGCCCTAAGAAGCTGAGTTCCTTCAGCAAGCGCGTCGTGCCGCTTCGGCTTGACCGTACAAGCTGATCAGCTTGGACTTGCACGCGTTGCTGTACGAAATCCCCGGCGCCGCGATACGATTATTACGGCTCCTCGATCTGGCCGAAGCGGAAAGAGGACGAGACGTTCGAGGCCCCCTCCTTCAAAGCGTTGAGCCGATGGGACGTCCTGGGCCATAGCGGAACACATTGACGCACAATCGAGCGCCGGCACCCAACCTGCGCGTCAACAGCGACGCCCGATGCTCGCGGTTCTGTTTTTCGACGCGGCAAGCCAACGCATAAGAGCGTTGCTGCTTCCGCTTATTCATCGGCTCGCGGCGAGCTAGGCGCTGACTCTCCGCGCCGCTACGTGCATTCCCTTTGCAACCTATTCGCGGCTTGGATGAACACTATCAAGAAAATTGATTTTTCGATCCTACCTGAAGCCTCGTAAGTCGTATCCGTTCTTTACAAGGAGGACGCAGCTACTCGTGCGGTTCGATTTTCTCTTCAGTCAAATGCTCGACAATTGCAGCTGCTCGACCAGGCGGGGGGATCATCGTAGCTCCGTGCCGACAGTGATGCGCTCAGGCCTCGACACAATCGCACTATAGGCGACCACAATGCGAATCCTACTGGTCGATCAGGACGCCGCCTTCGTGCGAGCCGCCAAGAAAACCCTGTTCGTTCGCGGTTTTGCCGTGGACCTCATCTCTACTCTTGACGAAGCGGAGACCGCGCTGAGTTGTGCCAGCTATCACATTCTCTTGCTCGAGTTGGCTCTGCCGGACGGAAATGGATTGGACTGGTTGAAACAGTTGAGACGTGAAGGATATTCAATGCCTGCCATGATGATGAGCAGCCTGAGCGATCTTGAGACCAGGATCGCGATATTCAATGGTGGCGCCGACGATTTTCTTCCTAAGCCGGTGTCTATCGATGAGCTTATTGCTCGAATGCGCGCCATTTTGCGACGATCGACGCAATTGACGGCACCCGTGATCACCTTCGGGAACTTACATTTCGATCCTATTGGCCGGCAAGTCTCAGTTGACGGTCGGCCACTCAGAATTGCGCGCCGCGAAGTCTGCATTCTCGAACATCTGCTCAGCCGAGCAGGCCGCACCGTGCCGCGAGCGTTGCTAGAGGAAAGCCTCTATGCGTTTGACGATGAAGTCTCGACCAATGCCTTAGAAGTCGGGATCTATCGATTGCGCACACATTTGAGCAAGTCCGGCACAACGCTACGAATCAAAACCGCGCGCGGCGTCGGCTACGCGCTTGAACTGAAGAACGATCCGCTGCCTTGCCGCCACACTTGAAAACGACGCTCAGTTGAAGTTCCCCCTTGATGTTCGCAGCTGCCGATGGCCGACGGCGGTCACCTCAGCTATTCGCTCGCGCCTTCTGTATGTCGTTTGCTCGCTTCCTCTCGTGCTGCCGCCCACTACCGCAGCTCAGATAAAGCGCGACCCTAATCAGGCGTCGCCACGGTCAACAACTGACAGCCTTAGCGGGGTCTTGAATCTTTCCTCCTCTCAGGGCCAGACGATTCATCTTCCGGCGCCGGCGGCCAGCATATTCGTTGCCGACCCAACGATAGCCGACTACCAGGCCCCATCGAATACAACCATCTTCGTCTTTGGAAAACAGTCGGGACGGACCAGCCTATTTGCTTTGAACGACAATGGAGAAGCGTTAGCCGAGTTACGTGTTGTCGTTACCCAGCCTATCGAGGATTTGCGTGCTGCACTAAAGGCTGAGCTCGGGGACCATCCGATCCAAGTCACCTATACGCCACGCGGCGCAATTCTGAGAGGGACAGCACCAAGTGTCGACGTCGTTGAGCGCGCCAAGAAGATTACCGAGCAATTTCTGGGCGCGGGCGCGCTGGTCGTCAACAACATCCAAGTGGCCGGCTCATTGCAAGTGACGCTTAGCGTGCGCGTGGCGGAAGTCTCGCGCAGCGCCGTGAAGGAGCTTGGCATCAACCTCTCTGCATCGGGCCAAAACGGAGCGGTCATTTTCGGGTTTAGCAGTGGCAAGCCTGGCGGTTCCGGTGCGAGCCGGGGTGGCGGCACGGCAAGTGTCGGAGTCGGCGTTGGCAGCACGAACATCAGTGCTGTACTTGACGCCCTCGCCAACGAGCATCTCGCGTCGGTATTGGCGGAGCCAACTCTTACCGCGATGTCCGGCGAATCAGCAAGCTTCCTGGCAGGCGGCGAATTTCCAATTCCGGTCATGCAGGACAATCGTCAACTCTCAGTTCAATTCCGTCAATTCGGAATCAGTCTGGAGTTCGTTCCGACCGTTCTCAGCAACAATCAGATCAATATCCACGTCAAGCCTGAAGTCAGTGAGTTATCCAAAGAAGGTGAAGTCAATATCAACGGAATGTCTCTGCCTGGCCTCTCCACGCGACGTGCCAGTACTGTTGTCGAGCTTGCCAGCGGTCAGAGCTTTGCAATCGGCGGGCTCATAAGACGCAATTTCAACACCGACATCAGCACGTTTCCCGGGTTAGGCGATGTCCCGATCCTTGGTGCACTGTTTCGGTCCTCCTCATTTCAGAAGCAGGAGACGGAGCTTGTCATCGTCGTTACCCCTTACATCGTGCGGCCAGCATCATCTGCCGCCAAGATAAGCGCGCCGACTGACCGCCTCCGGCCGCCATCAGACGGGGGGCGCATTTTAACGAATACGTTGGCGCGTCCCCCGCGAAGCCGCGAGGCTCCCGCACCGAACCAGACGCGACCGGCGGAGCCGGCTTTGTTATCGAATGAGGACCGCTAATGACCTTGCGAAACCTGGGCCACTTGATTGCCGTAGCGGCAACCGTAGGCGGATGCACACATAATGCTGCGATCTATTCTGAGCCGACTGATCAAGCGATTCAAGTGGAGCAGAAGACCAGTATCTTGCGACTACAGAGCCTTCGTCGCGCCGAGAGGTATGGTCTGCGTAATTTCATTGCGAACGCCAGCCGCGGTCGGCGGGATGCACTCCATCTGGACGTCAGTGGTTCGCCCCGGCTCATTACGCAGGTGGCTCATGAGGCCCGCGAGATGGGCGTTCCCGCCTATAATATTCGCCGGTCCGCTTCCCCCGTAGATCTGCCCAGCCATTTCGGTGTCCAAATCGAGGCGATCATTTACGAAGCACGTCCTCCGCTCTGTCCATCCCTTTCAATCATCGGCCCTTCAGTAGACGACAATTCTTTCAATCCAACGCTCGGCTGTTCGATCCGCAATAACCTCGCGGTCACGGTCAACGATCCCGGCGACTTGCTCGAGAACAGAGCTATCTTGCCAACCAGTGGTGACCGTGCGGTGCTTCCGCTTACCGCACGGGGAGGTCTCGCCGCAGGCAACAAGAGCCACTTGGAAAGTGACACTCATAATCGCATTGCGTCAGAAGCCCAATGAGCACTCTCAATGGCTGAGCGGCAAGAGCATTGGCGATACTCTGGCGGCCAACTTCCGCAGACGCCACGATCTGCTTCCGCCTTTCCAGACGACGTGACTTACAGATCAAGTAGCGACTGGACGTCTTTGACTAACACGCCCGAATGCATCGCATTGCCGCGCCAAGCTAGACCAGGCCAGCGGCAAAGACTGCCTTTGCAACCCCCTCGAAACAGTCCTTCGGAACGGCCTTGCCCATTATTCCCTTTCGGATCAGCTGACGCGCCAAAGCAGGTTCCTGAATAATGCTCAGATGCAGCGCCCTCGCCTGATCAAACAACTGTGAAGCAAGTTCGTCCTCACCGCGGCATACCAAAACCGGCACTCCGGTCTGTCCACGAACGTAGCGCAGTCCAACTAACATCGCGGGGCCCGTCAGTATCAATGTGGCCCGATTGACTCCGAGCGGCGGCTCACTCGCCGATTCCCGACGAAGCCGGCGGTGTTCGCCCTTTACATGTGGGTTGCCTTCCTGCTCCTTAGACTCGCGCTTCGCTTCACTCTCCGTCATGCGCATGTCACGCAAGAATAGCCAGCGCTGAATTAGCAGGTCGGTCAAGCCGCCGATCAGAAACGCCCCAGCAGCAATTTCAATTAAGAATTTGACCTCTTTGAATACAAAGCTG includes these proteins:
- a CDS encoding response regulator translates to MRILLVDQDAAFVRAAKKTLFVRGFAVDLISTLDEAETALSCASYHILLLELALPDGNGLDWLKQLRREGYSMPAMMMSSLSDLETRIAIFNGGADDFLPKPVSIDELIARMRAILRRSTQLTAPVITFGNLHFDPIGRQVSVDGRPLRIARREVCILEHLLSRAGRTVPRALLEESLYAFDDEVSTNALEVGIYRLRTHLSKSGTTLRIKTARGVGYALELKNDPLPCRHT
- a CDS encoding CpaD family pilus assembly lipoprotein; this translates as MTLRNLGHLIAVAATVGGCTHNAAIYSEPTDQAIQVEQKTSILRLQSLRRAERYGLRNFIANASRGRRDALHLDVSGSPRLITQVAHEAREMGVPAYNIRRSASPVDLPSHFGVQIEAIIYEARPPLCPSLSIIGPSVDDNSFNPTLGCSIRNNLAVTVNDPGDLLENRAILPTSGDRAVLPLTARGGLAAGNKSHLESDTHNRIASEAQ